AGAGACCGGCTCCCGCCATGATGAAGTGAAAGTGCGCGACGACGAAGTAGGTGTCGTGGAGCTGGATGTCGGTGGCGTTCGTGCCGAGAAAAAGGCCCGTGAGGCCGCCGGTCACGAAGAGCGACACGATGCCCAGCGCGAAGAGCATGGGCGTCGTGAACCGGATCTTCGCTTTCCAGAGCGTCGAGAGCCAGTTGAATGTCTTCACCGCCGAGGGAATGGCGATGGCGAGGGTGGTCATGACGAAGACGCTTCCCAGAAAGGGGCTCATTCCGGAAACGAACATATGGTGCCCCCACACGAGGAAGCTCAAGATACCGATGGCAATGATCGCATAGACCATCGATCGATAACCGAAGATGGGCCTTCGGCTGAATGTCGCGATGATGTCCGAGGCGAACCCCATGGCGGGCAGCATGATGATGTAGACCTCGGGGTGGCCGAGGAACCAGAACAGGTGCTGCCAGAGAAGGGGGGTTCCGCCCTCGTGAGCGAAGAGCTGGTCGCCGATGTAGATTCCCGCCGGCAGGAAGAAGCTCGTTCCCAGCCCGCGGTCGAACAAGAGAAGGATGGCCCCGGCGGCGAGCGCGGGAAAGCTCAGGAGGCCAAGAACGCCGACGACGAACTGCGCCCAGGTCGTCAGCGGCAGTCTCATCATCTTCATGCCCTTGGTGCGGAGGTTCAGGATGGTCACGACGAAATTGAGACCGCCCATGGTGAACGAGGCGATGAAGAAGACCATGCCCACGATCCAGAGGGTCTGCCCCGCTCCCGAGCCGGGAATCGCCGAGCGGATCGCGGATAGAGGCGGGTAAGCGGTCCATCCCGAAGCCGCGGCGCCTCCCTCGACGAGAAACGAGATCAAGATGATGATGGCCCCGGGCAGCACCGTCCAGAACGAGAGCATGTTGAGAAACGGGAACGCCATGTCTCGGGCTCCGATCTGGAGAGGGATGAGGAAGTTTCCGAACCCGCTCACCGGGGCCAGCGATAGCACGAAGAACACCATGATGGTTCCGTGCATCGTAAAGAGCATGACGTAGAACTCCGGCGTCATGACCCCAGAAGCCATCCCGGTGGGAAAGAAGGTCTCGAGACTGGGCCACAGGGTTCCGGGCCAGCCGAGCTGCAGTCGGATGAGCATCGCGAGAATGCCCCCGACGAGGGCCATCATCATGGCAAGCGTCAGGTACTGTTTCCCGATCATCTTGTGATCGAAGCTGAAGAGGTACGTGCTTACGAAACCCTGCTTGCCATGGCCGTGGTCGTCATGACCTTCGCTCATGCGATCTCTCCTTCAAATGAACTTTGCGGTATCAATTCTGGGCGGCCTGCTCCGCGAGCCAGGCGTCGTAATCGGACGCGCTCATGACCGTGAGGAACGCCCGCATCCGGTAATGACCGAGACCGCACAGCTCGGCACATGCGATCTCGTACTCCCCCGTCTTGATCGGGGTGAAGGTGACCGAGGTCTCCATGCCCGGCACCAAGTCCTGCTTCACTCGAAAATTGGGAAGAAAGAAGGCATGCTGGACGTCCTTGGAACGAAGCCTCAGATGCGCTACCCGATCGACGGGCAGCACGAGCTGGTTCGTGCGGACGAAGTCATCGGCCGAGGCCGGATCGGTCTCGTCGATCCCCAGCGGATTCTCGAGCGAGTACAACTCCGGTTGAAACCCCCCGATTGCCCCGTCGGGACCGGGATAGCGAAAGTCCCACTGGAACTGCGCCCCGACCGCCTCGATGACTATCGCGTCGGGAGGAACGTCCGTCGACGCCTTGACGTCACCCCAGATCACTAGCCCGGATACGACGATGGGGACGAGGACGGCGGCGGTGCCAAGGGTCCAGCCCACTTCCAACCTGTGGCTGTCGTGCCAATAACTTCCGGCCGCGTCGTCGCGATGACGAAAACGGAAGATGAAAGTCCCGAGAATGAGTTGCACGATGATGTAGGCGACACCACTGATCGCCAGGATCACGTAGTACAAGGTGTCCTGCGACGAGCGGTCGGAGGCGAGGTCGGGCAACCCGTAAACAAAGAAGAAGACGACCGAAACGAGAACGATGCCCCAGATGCTCAGAGCCATCGCCGTTCCGTGGCTAACGTAGGGTCTGACTTTTTCTTCTTCTGCCATTGATTGTCCTCGATTCGCGGCCGCGCTTCGGCCGAATGATATCTCTTCCTCAGCGCGTGTAGTGCATGATGTAGGCGGCGACGGCGCGCATCTGCGCCTCGGCATCCCCCCCGAGAACGTCCGGTAGTGGCGTCACACGGTTGCCGGCGTCGTCCACGGGCCAAAACTGAGGCATCTGGGTGCCGGGTGTGATCGCCTGGGGATCCCTCATCCAGTTCACGACCCACTCCTCGCGCAGACGCTCGCGGGAAAGCCGGAAGCTCGGCGCGAGCTGAGAGGCCTCCATGGTGCCAGCGGCGGCGGCGATATGGCAGCGCTCGCATTGCAGGCGAACGAGAAGGCGGTCGCCCGTACGGAGGAGCTCTGGATCGGGTTGTTGCTCCTCCGCCGTTTCGAAAGGCTGCGTTCCCTCCATCGCCATGAATCCCTGCACCAGCGTGTTCGCCTCGTCATCGCTGAAGTGGAAGGTCGGCATGCGCGCATTCAGCCAGAAACGCACTTCGGTGGGCGCCTTCAGGAACTGGAACAGCCAATCGGCCTGAGTCCGGGCGCCCTGGGTGTTGAGGTTCGGGGGTCTGAAACCGGAATCCTCGATCGTCTGATAGATACCACCCCCGAAGCCGTCAACGAGGTGGCAGCCGCGACAGTTGTACTCGTGAATGAGTCGACGCGCCCGGGCCCCATAGGCCTCGTTGGCACTCAGGTTCTTGACCGCCACCCGTGGTAGCTCTTCTCTGACCTGAGAGAGAACCCGGCGCACGATGGCGTCGATCTCCTCTTCGGTGAAATCGAAGTAACCCATGCGGAGCTTTTCCGGAGGGCTCTTGACCTTGCCCTCGTCGTAGCTCCGTGGAGCACGAAGCTTCTGTTCCAGCCAGGCTTTTCGGGTGT
This region of Vicinamibacteria bacterium genomic DNA includes:
- the coxB gene encoding cytochrome c oxidase subunit II, yielding MAEEEKVRPYVSHGTAMALSIWGIVLVSVVFFFVYGLPDLASDRSSQDTLYYVILAISGVAYIIVQLILGTFIFRFRHRDDAAGSYWHDSHRLEVGWTLGTAAVLVPIVVSGLVIWGDVKASTDVPPDAIVIEAVGAQFQWDFRYPGPDGAIGGFQPELYSLENPLGIDETDPASADDFVRTNQLVLPVDRVAHLRLRSKDVQHAFFLPNFRVKQDLVPGMETSVTFTPIKTGEYEIACAELCGLGHYRMRAFLTVMSASDYDAWLAEQAAQN
- a CDS encoding cbb3-type cytochrome c oxidase subunit I, whose amino-acid sequence is MSEGHDDHGHGKQGFVSTYLFSFDHKMIGKQYLTLAMMMALVGGILAMLIRLQLGWPGTLWPSLETFFPTGMASGVMTPEFYVMLFTMHGTIMVFFVLSLAPVSGFGNFLIPLQIGARDMAFPFLNMLSFWTVLPGAIIILISFLVEGGAAASGWTAYPPLSAIRSAIPGSGAGQTLWIVGMVFFIASFTMGGLNFVVTILNLRTKGMKMMRLPLTTWAQFVVGVLGLLSFPALAAGAILLLFDRGLGTSFFLPAGIYIGDQLFAHEGGTPLLWQHLFWFLGHPEVYIIMLPAMGFASDIIATFSRRPIFGYRSMVYAIIAIGILSFLVWGHHMFVSGMSPFLGSVFVMTTLAIAIPSAVKTFNWLSTLWKAKIRFTTPMLFALGIVSLFVTGGLTGLFLGTNATDIQLHDTYFVVAHFHFIMAGAGLFGALAAVYYWFPKMFGRFMNEGLGKIHFWLTFLAYYGTFFPMHYLGIAGMMRRIYDPNTYDYLKPLQPVNTFITVSAFILGAAQLIFVANYFWSMAKGRKCAESNPWESNGLEWSAPSPPGHGNWEGEIPEVHRWPYDYNNPDEDREFTPQWQPARVKARG